One Oharaeibacter diazotrophicus DNA segment encodes these proteins:
- a CDS encoding GtrA family protein codes for MTDERRRFLLFLLTGGMAAGVNVLCRIAFGRFVSFEVAVPLAYLCGMTTAFVLARRFVFAHAGDGVHGQYARFALVNLIAAAQVWIVSVGLARWLFPALAVTWHADTLAHAVGVASPIVGSYLGHRHFSFRGADRSV; via the coding sequence ATGACGGACGAGCGGCGGCGCTTCCTGCTCTTCCTCCTCACGGGCGGCATGGCCGCCGGCGTCAACGTGCTCTGCCGCATCGCCTTCGGCCGCTTCGTGTCCTTCGAGGTCGCGGTGCCGCTCGCCTATCTCTGCGGCATGACGACGGCCTTCGTTCTGGCCCGACGGTTCGTGTTCGCCCACGCCGGCGACGGCGTCCACGGGCAGTACGCCCGGTTCGCCCTGGTGAACCTGATCGCCGCCGCACAGGTCTGGATCGTCTCGGTCGGGCTCGCGCGGTGGCTGTTTCCCGCGCTCGCCGTCACGTGGCACGCCGATACGCTCGCCCACGCGGTCGGCGTCGCCAGCCCGATCGTCGGCAGCTACCTCGGCCACCGGCACTTCTCGTTCCGCGGGGCCGACCGATCCGTGTAG